In Helianthus annuus cultivar XRQ/B chromosome 8, HanXRQr2.0-SUNRISE, whole genome shotgun sequence, a single genomic region encodes these proteins:
- the LOC110872106 gene encoding serine/threonine-protein phosphatase 2A 65 kDa regulatory subunit A beta isoform, protein MSMVDEPLYPIAVLIDELKNDDIQLRLNSIRRLSTIARALGEERTRKELIPFLSENNDDDDEVLLAMAEELGVFIPYVGGIEFAHVLLPPLETLCTVEETCVRDKAVESLCRIGSQMRESDLVDSFVPLVKRLAAGEWFTARVSACGLFHIAYPSASEPLKAELRSVFSQLCQDDMPMVRRAAATNLGKFAATVEPAHLKTDIMQIFEDLTQDDQDSVRLLAVEGCAALGKLLEPQDCVAHILPVIVNFSQDKSWRVRYMVANQLYELCEAVGPEPTKTDLVPAYVRLLRDNEAEVRIAAAGKVTKFSRILSPELAIQHILPCVKELSSDSSQHVRSALASVIMGMAPVLGKEATIEQLLPIFLSLLKDEFPDVRLNIISKLDQVNQVIGIDLLSQSLLPAIVELAEDRHWRVRLAIIEYIPLLASQLGVGFFDDKLGALCMQWLQDKVYSIRDAAANNLKRLAEEFGPDWAMQHIVPQVLDMIKNPHYLYRMTVLRAISLLAPVMGSEITCSKLLPVVVTASKDRVPNIKFNVAKVLQSLVPIVDHSVVEKSIKPCLVELAEDPDVDVRYFANQALQSIDQVMMSS, encoded by the exons ATGTCGATGGTTGACGAGCCTTTGTACCCCATAGCAGTGTTGATAGACGAGTTGAAGAACGATGACATCCAACTGCGGTTGAATTCGATTAGAAGACTATCGACAATTGCTCGTGCGTTAGGGGAGGAAAGGACTAGGAAGGAGTTGATTCCTTTTTTGAGTGAAAacaatgatgacgatgatgaagtTCTTCTTGCGATGGCAGAGGAATTGGGTGTTTTTATTCCTTATGTTGGAGGAATAGAGTTTGCACATGTGTTGTTACCTCCTCTTGAAACGTTATGTACGGTTGAAGAGACGTGTGTGAGGGATAAAGCTGTGGAGTCACTATGCAGGATTGGATCACAAATGAGAGAGTCTGATTTGGTTGATTCTTTTGTACCTCTTGTTAAG AGGCTGGCGGCTGGTGAATGGTTCACTGCTAGAGTTTCTGCTTGTGGACTGTTTCACATTGCTTATCCTAGTGCATCAGAGCCGTTGAAGGCGGAACTGAGGTCGGTATTTAGTCAGTTATGTCAAGACGATATGCCGATGGTCCGGAGAGCTGCTGCAACAAACTTAGGGAAGTTTGCTGCTACGGTGGAACCTGCTCATCTCAAGACGGACATCATGCAAATCTTTGAGGATCTTACGCAAGACG ATCAAGACTCTGTTCGTTTACTAGCTGTTGAGGGTTGTGCTGCCCTTGGGAAGTTGCTAGAACCTCAGGACTGTGTTGCACATATTCTTCCTGTTATTGTTAATTTTTCTCAG GACAAATCTTGGCGTGTTCGCTATATGGTTGCTAACCAGTTGTACGAACTATGTGAAGCTGTGGGTCCTGAACCAACCAA GACGGACTTAGTCCCAGCATATGTGAGGCTACTTCGGGATAACGAAGCTGAAGTACGTATTGCGGCTGCTGGAAAAGTTACCAAGTTCAGTAGGATTCTTAGCCCCGAACTTGCAATTCAGCATATTCTTCCATGTGTAAAG GAGTTGTCGTCAGATTCTTCTCAGCACGTTAGGTCTGCTCTGGCATCTGTTATAATGGGCATGGCACCTGTTCTAGGAAAG GAGGCAACAATCGAGCAACTTCTTCCCATATTTCTTTCACTTCTAAAAGACGAGTTTCCAGATGTACGCCTCAATATCATTAGTAAGCTAGATCAAGTGAACCAG GTTATTGGAATCGATCTTTTGTCTCAATCTTTACTGCCAGCAATCGTCGAACTTGCGGAAGATAGACATTGGAGGGTTCGTTTGGCAATCATCGAGTACATACCTCTATTGGCTAGTCAATTAGGTGTAGGATTTTTTGATGATAAACTCGGTGCTCTCTGCATGCAATGGCTACAAGACAAG GTTTACTCCATCAGAGATGCTGCTGCAAATAACCTAAAACGCCTTGCAGAGGAATTCGGCCCAGATTGGGCGATGCAGCACATAGTCCCACag GTCTTGGATATGATTAAGAACCCACATTACTTGTACCGTATGACGGTTCTTCGTGCTATTTCTTTACTGGCCCCTGTTATGGGCTCAGAAATCACTTGTTCTAAACTGCTTCCTGTAGTTGTTACTGCATCAAAGGACAG AGTGCCGAATATCAAGTTTAATGTCGCAAAGGTCTTGCAATCTCTAGTTCCCATAGTTGACCATTCG GTGGTTGAGAAAAGCATTAAACCGTGCCTGGTAGAGCTGGCGGAGGATCCGGATGTCGATGTGCGTTATTTTGCGAACCAAGCCCTTCAATCGATTGATCAAGTGATGATGTCTAGCTAA